A segment of the Rhizoctonia solani chromosome 12, complete sequence genome:
ACTACCGGCATGTACACCGACGACTCGGGCCCGTCTGCCTCCGCTCCTAAAGTCTCCGACTCGGTCGATCCCCGCGTCCGCTCGGCCGATATCAAGCCCAAGCCTAGTCGTCTGCGCATCGTAACCAGGACCCCCAAGAAGCGCGGCCCCCGTCGTGGGCGCAAGAACTctgacgacgatgacgacgagtCTGACGACGTTGACGACGAAGATGTCGATGTCGACGACTTCCCAGAGAGCGAGGACGACCATCCTGCTCCGGCATCCAACAATGCGTCCCCGGGAAACTCCCGAAGGGGCTCTCGCATGCTCCGCCAGCATGTTCACGCGTCGCGCGCCACGCCCCAGCCGTCTAATCCCAATGGATATGTCGACGCGTCCATCCCGAGTGGCCCTTCCGATTCAGAGGATATTATCATGTCGTCCCCAATCGCCCCTGCCGACGTTGAGCTCCCAGTCACCCCCTCGGCTAGCTTTCCCCGCGACTTGACTCCTGTTTCTCCTCAGTGCTTGGACAGCAGCGCCCAATCCCAGGACTCCATTTCCGTCCTCGAACAGCCGGCTACTGCAACCGATGACGTTTCGTCAGTCATGTCCAGCCATGGTTTCGACAGCTTGATCTATCCCTCGGGCGAAGCCGACAGCACCTGGCTCAACAGCACCGCCGTTACGTCCCCTACCACCTCCGAGTACTTTTTGCACCCCCATCACGCGCGCCGCGATGACTGCATGGACCGCATCGGCAAGTCTGCCTGGGCCACCTCGGACTGGCTCTCGGGAAACACCCGTCTCGACAATGCACTCTCGGGTGCGCTCGCATTCGGCGGCGCCTGGGGAACCACCACCAACTCGGTCGTCGATCGCTACAACCTCTACACCTCGAGCGCCGGCGTCGCAGCTCACGAATTCGCCTCGGAAGCAGGCGACCACCAGCATTACGACGAGTTTGGCTTCCGTGAGAGCAACCCGATCTCTTACTACGCCGGTGATTTGTTTCCTGGAAGCGGCATGGTCAACGCATCAGTCCACGCCCACATGGGCCCCGGAGCAACCAGCGGTACCGGATCGGTTGTCGACGAGCAAGGTGTCGAGTGTCTCTCGCTCGAGAGCGTCGTTCAGCCTCACATGCTCCAAGCCGGACTCGGCCGCTTGAGTCTCGCAGAGGCCAACGCGACGGGCGATCTCTCTGATGGCGTATCGATCGAGAAGACCACTTCGGCAGAGCCCAACCAACTCGTGAGTAACCGCCTCGTGTTCATCTCAAAGCAACCATACTGAGATCTCTCCTCTCTTTGTCTAGGACGCCCCGAATCCAATTCCGTATATGCTCCCCATGCCCTCATCCCTCTCGAACCTGTCGATGGCCGGTGTCGAAGCCTTGAACGCACCCACGCGTCCCACTCACACCAGGCGTTCCCACTCGTTGTTCGACTTTTCGTGCATGGACGCATTGGACCTCCAGCGTCCCGGCTACCCCGTCTCGTTTGACGTCGACACAGCCGCTCCGGGCATGTTTGCTGATGCACTCGACCTCGCCGCGTTGGGTCTCGAAATTGCCGCTCCTCCTGCTGCTCCTCCCAAGGACATTGTCCCCAACGTTCGCATGCAGAACAATAACGCCGTGATCGCCCCAAGCGACCTCATGCTCCGCAAGGCTGACTCTGCCGAGACCAAGATGCGCAAGCGCACAAGCTGGGGCGTCTAGATTAAATCGCCCCCTTCGAATATCTTTGCTTTGCTATGAATTTTTCAATATGGTTCCCCTTCTCTCTCTGCCCGTCTCCTGTCTGTGGCCGCCCGAGGAAGGAGCTGGGCTTCCTCGTCCTCGACACTGCCCTCCGTTATGTCCCCTTCAACGACTCCGATATGAACTCACGAACGTCCTATGCTTCCTTCGCCTTGCCTCGGAACAATCCTTTTGCGTCCGGCACGTGTATCTATGCACATCGGCCTCTTTTCTCCTCTCTTCttttttctccttttccTCTTTTTGCACAATCCAAAATTTAAACTGCAATTCAATAGTCTTTCGCGCGAGGACAAGCACTCGCACGCGGTTCACTTTTCCTCCCCACACCTCATATTCTCAACTTCGTCGTCACTTTTTGTTTCTCTTTGCATTGAACCCGCGCTAGTTGCTTGCCCTCGGTGGTTTTCGAATGACAATAAAGTATACCTCTTATTTACCTTTTTTTTCACTTCCCACTTTCGATCCAATCCGTCAATAGATTTTTATTCTTGCTTCGATTGGTTTTGCTTTATTACTTTGGGGTTTTAGAATGAACAGTAGTGTGAGAGttgagagagaaaaaaagaagTTGTAATCAGACCCAATGTCTTTTTCCGCATTGGCTGGTTTCCTTTGACTCGCTCGCTATTTATTCTTCATTCGCTTTGAATCTTGCATACAAATTCAATCTCATTGTTCAATTTCTTTATTCGGTATTTGTGAACACACTTGCATTTTGTTCCCTTCCCCCTGAATTATCACGTTGTTCAAATGAAATGAATGAAATCCGCATGTTAAACTACTCTATAATGAGCGCATGGTCTATAGGAAAAGCGGCGAACAATGTGGAGCTTTGCACCGAACGACTATGAAGCCCGATGCATATATTTCCAATCCATGTTTCTCTACTCGCGAGCTTGTGCGAAAAATTATTTTCGTATCCAGGGTCGCATATAGTCCTCCTGGATCGAGGACGTACTAGAGTACGTACATTGTGGAAAAAAGCAACCAATGTGGTGCTCAGCCACCTCTTTTGAATTTCAATTCGGACGCGAGTGATGAAATCTCGAACATCAATTCGTGAAGTGGGAGCAGCGTAGGTCGGGCCCCAAGGTAAGCAGGTGGTGCCTTGAGCCTCTAGCTTTGGACCCGATAGAACTTTGTACGTTACACGTACTCGCTAAGTTCCGTGTGGTGCCATGGTCCTAGACCCGGGTCTGACTTTTCTGATTACAAGGAAACGTCGAACACCGGTTCCACTTTTATCAACCACTCTCGAGACCCCTAGGCCGTTTGGTTTCTTTTCCTTCGACTTCCTGATGTGACGGAGTTTTTAATTGCGGCACCACCATGGGTTAAGTTCTGGTCGGTCGTATATGGACCTGGATCTGGATTTTAGATGTGGATTGTGGATTGTGGGATCCACATTGCGCATGGAGACCGGGACCTGGGAGTCTCACGCATACAGCCCATCTGATTGCCGTGATTCACGTCCGATGGGTTTGATGAACACTCACTACTTGGGATAGGGCGTTTGTCGCATGTCCGCATGTCGCATGTTGCGTTGGCTTGGTTTGGTTTGGTTTGGTGGGGATATGTTCGGCCATGTGTTAGGACTGGCTGAGCACTCAGGTCGTTGTTTGAGGATTTAGTGCGCGTTGCgtgttttgtttgtttgtttgttctCTCGGCCTTAGGACTCGGGCTGTGAACCTTGTCTTATCGGCTCTATATGAACTCGAGTTCATCCCTGAAAGTTCCTATTGTAGATAAGTCTTCTGTACATACAAATCATCACTGGAATTACGCGACTTGGAAATATCAGCGTTTGTCCATTTGTTAAACAGAATGTGCGTTGTAATCCGCCCTGCGTACAAGCCAAGCAATTGTGAGAATCAAGCTCACTCCGCCCTAGGCGCGCACGCTGTACTTACTAGTTTCTCGAGACAAACTTCAATCTTACGTGATACGCGCGACATTATCGATTCCGCTCAGTTCGCGCGCCTCGGAAAAGTACCGCGCATAAATGTAGATCAGGATCGTACGTAGATCAGGATCATATGGATCGAATAGGTGTAAAATGAAGATCGGGTGTGATACGTTTGATCGTCGGCTCGCCCCGTGGTTTGTACGCGCGCGCCAACTTGATTGTCTTACGACGCTGACGATATGTGATGCTGATGAAGTGCGTGTTTGAGGTAGCAAGGGAGGGGGTGTAATAGTATTTGAGTGGATATTGTTGCAATTTATTGGTACACACTCTTACCTGTAGCCAACCAAATCTGTACACGCAGGGGTGTCAAACTGAAGGATATAGACAACGGCATCCCCGAGCCTTATCTCCCGAGCCAAGCATTCTAATTTTGATTAGAACGCAAGTCTACATGCAATCCGCTGGCATCTGATGCATTTAAATTGCCAATAGGTCTTCTTGGTAGCCCTATTGGCTCCGGGGATACACTATGCGAACCACACTACGGAAGCCATAGTTCATGCCTCTTACCAAGATTCCCTAGGTGAAATGTGACAAAGATATGTTCAAATTCTGTCAAGAagctgcgcatatagctacCTGCCAAGGTATTATGTATCAATCAATACAGTGATTCGGAACTCGAGGTGCACATGTTACTAATCAAACAATGGTTTCAATGGATTCTCGGCACTGGCAATTTGCTCTCCTCCCTCTCGCACTAGTTTCAGAACCTCATACCCGAGCAAGGTGGTTTGTTTGTAAACTTCGTCTCCTTTGCCTCTGACCCATGAGGTAGTTGTACCGAGGCCCATTGTAAACAGTCCAGCTAGAATGGTTACCCTGGTGCGGTCTACTGCATGGTGCTCACGGTATGTTCTATAAAGTGACGAAAGAAAGGGGAAATCACTGTTAATGCGTTGATGACGAGCAAAGGACAGCCATGTCCCTGTTACCTCCCCTAGGTCTAATTCAGGACAAGAGGGTCGACAAAGCTCCCAGTCAACGACATAAACGCGTAACTTGTTGTGGTTTGGGACACGTGGAACTAGTATATTACCTGAAGTTCAAGTTAGCCTCAGTTAGCAAAGAGAATCACAGAAACGTGCTTAGCGAAAGGTCACCCATGGCGAGAACCCGATCATCAATAGATATCCTGCGAGATTCCTCTGATAGCATACTTTCTAGCCATCCTTCTTTGACTCCAAACTTGGTCGCTGAGCGGATACTCAAGTTGGCGAAGAGTGCAAATATGCGGTCCTGTCGGTGGGGGTAGAGGAAAAGTTGACGGTGCTCGGTGGAGCTACCCCATTCGTGTAACCTCCCAAGGAATATTCCCAGCGCTGAACCAATACCAGATGCTACGGCCTGAATGTTCGCGTGATCTAAATCACTACATGCACGTTTGAGATGCTCGTCAAACATGACGTCGAGGCTAACAATGTCTGAACCTAAGTCAGACAGGAAAACTGTGTGAGTCTCTCGGTCGTAGTGGATCGGGCGAGGGACCTGAATGACACTGTCATGATTGATTAGGCCGCAGTCCCAGAGGGCCATAAGCGCGTTGTACTCAAAATCCTGTATAAACTAATATTAGCTTTCCTAACGGTTGTAGATACAGGCAATCTTACTGAACGAGTAGATTCGAACCTAATCTCGGGGGCAAACGCAACATAATCTTCGTAATGTTTTATTATAAGAGTTGTAGAGCCATCCTCGAGAGGAGTTGACAAGGAGACTCGATAACTAAACGCAGTGAATCCTCCAGTGAGGCGCTGAACATCGGCTGCCGCAAACTGTGTGTTTGACAGGTAATCGAGTACTCCGTTGGAATTAGTCAAGTCGTTCATATCGAAAAGAGGGCTACGTGGTTTGAGATATCGTGTGCTTTTGAAGGCTTCTAGTCTGTAGCCTACCAGGTGTGGCTAAAGGCTAGACTATATATACCAATAATCAGTACGATGTTTACCCTAGCGCGCGATACAAGAAAGAGCCAGAGCTTGACTGGGTATCGAAACAACCGTCTTACTCTTTGGGATGGGCGGCAATACGACAGAATGTTAGTATTACCCGTCATGATTATTATATGCTGCTTACGCAGGTCTGATTCACTTGTATCTGGTGTAATAGTCGTTATATCATGCCAAATGTCTAATGCTCCATCCTTATGAACAGGTTGACCCGGCGCCGGCCCGGGCGGGCATACCTATCGATTAGTGTGCATACAGCTAATAATTTGCTCATTACGGGCTACATGACAGGGTGTATACAATAATAAGGAATCACAATTAGTTGGTTGGAAGACAGAAGCTCCCTGAATTAATGAACAGCTCAGTAAAGAGGGTTTAGTACTAAAATACTTTCAAGTACGTATTCATTTTTCAACTAGTAATTTCGCCTTTGATTATGAAATTCATAGCTATCGTATTCACCCTAGCCCACGCAGTTGGATTTCAGAACCGCCTCGAAATTATCCTATGGTAGAAACATAAGAGTTACACACATATAattatgtatgcgcatggaTAGTTGGCAGTGTTGCTTTACGACAGCGATGTGACAACACACGTGATGGTTGACGTCAATAAGCGTGTATAGAAATAGCTGGGCGATCAGGTGCGAGGGTGAACTCGACAACAACGATGGCCGATACTCCAGGAAACGATGGCCCACACGCAACTCTTAGCACCGATGCCGGCGGCGGCGTTCTAGAACACCCTAAACCACTAACAATCACATATCCTGGGATGCAAAAGCAGATTGAAAGGGTTTTTGACCGCCTTCATAAATCCGGACACTCCATCAATTCTAGCGAGCTCCGTACGTTTTTGGAGGGGCAAGGAGAAAGGTACACCGATGACGAAGGTTTCAAAGCGTGGATGAAACGTACTCTCAGTCCCACAGCTGTTGACAAGCTCCTGAACAACAAAGACGGTATCGATAAAGCTGAATTTACCGCATATCTTGCGTCAGCCGCCAATGGTTCAATCAAGGCCATTCCCGAGGATGAGACTCGACCTTTAAACGAATATTATATCTCGTCGTCTCATAACACATACCTCGTGGGCCATCAACTATATGGTGCCTCTACTGTTGACGGCTATCGTAATGTCTTGTTGCGTGGGTGTCGTTCGGTCGAAATCGATGTCTGGGACGGAGAAGAGGGAGAACCCGCAGTATTCCACGGGTACACGTTAACCAAAGAGGTTCCTTTCCGAGACGTTTGTCGTGCGATCAAAGAAAACGCGTTTGTCACGTCGGAGCTCCCTGTAATTATTAGTCTGGAGGTGCATGCAAGTCATGCTCAGGTAAGTTTGGAAATATATACAAATACACTCCCTAATATCCGATACGCGACATAGCAAGAGAAGATGGTCTCAATCATGAAGGAGGAGCTAGGAGATTATCTTGTCAGCGAACGTCTTTCTCAGCACCTTGATGACAAGGCCCTCCCTTCTCCTCATGCCCTTCGTCGTCGTCTACTTGTCAAGGCAAGTAGACTGAACCGCTACTGTCATTTCGCCACTTAGTGTTCATAGGTCAAACACTTCCCTATCGCCACTGACCCCGTAATAGCCCAGCCGACTCCAGAGGCCAAGCCCAACGATCCTGACAATGATACATCTGATTCTTCGTCTGATGAAGAGTTACGTGAAGCGGCGGCTGCGGCCTCTAAAACCAAGCCCAAGAAAAGCAAAGTCATTCAAGCGCTGGCAGACCTGGGAGTGTACATCTCAGGGCATAGTTTCAAGGACTGGGAAGATGCTAGTAAGCACTCGGACGGAAATATATCGCCTAACCAGAATATTTACAATTATTACTAACCCAGAACGCCTACCCTCCAACCATATCTTCTCATTCTCTGAAAAGGCGTTTCTCAAGATGAACAAATCAAACCATGATGAGCTTTTTTCTCATAATGTTCATTTCCTTATGCGAGTGTATCCCTTCGGCCTTCGGTGAGCTTCTTGGGGGGTTTTTTACGCTAAGTTAACAAAGCAACAGATTCGGGTCATCTAATGTTGATCCGACGACCTTTTGGTCTCGTGGGGTCCAGCTGGTGGCTCTCAATTGGCAGAAAATTGATCGTGTGAGTATTAAACCACCGTTCAGATGTATATTGCTTTTAAGCCGGCTTTAGGGTATGATGTTGAATGAAGCCATGTAAGTAACTTCAAGCTTTTCTCAGTACCCTTGAAGGACGCATACACTTACGCTCTCAGTGGCGCTTAGGTTTGCCGGAACTGGAGGTTACGTTCTCAAACCCCCCGGTCGTCGAGACGTGAATCTGACCGGTGTGCTCGCACGAGAGGAGAAACGCAGTGTAGTGCTGCGAGTTACAATTCTCGCTGGACAATCACTCCCTCTTCCCGAAGACGAAGCAGAGGATGAGGCGGACAAACTCGAGAAATTAAAGAagaaggaagaaaagaagaaaagaaaggaGGCACATTCGCGCAGTAATAGTGGGGTCAAGGATGGGGACGAAAAAAGCATTAGCGCTATTGAAGCAGGGCTCGCTGCGGCACATGTAACGGCCACCGCACTAACCCCACCTGCGAATCCGGAGTCTCGTGAAGCAGAAAGCAAGCGAGATAAGATCAAAGGATTCTTTAGCCGTATGAAACATCGGGATGGAGCAGATGGATTTGAGCCGTAAGTGCGCTTTTCtccctttttttttccttttccttttggCGCAGTGGCTTATTTATGTACTGGAAATTTAGGTACATTGAAATTCAGTTGCTAGCAGACGGGCTAGATGAAGATGGAGTCAAGGGCAAAAACAAAGCCTTGCGAGGGGCTGACGTGGTATGGGAGGGGCGAGGATTACTCGGCTCGGACCCACCCGAGATTGTACTGAAAGCATCTAATATCGTCCCTGGCGCATCATTTGTCAGGTATGCCATTCCAATATATTCATGGCAACACTACCGATTTTTATAAATTGTAGATTTCTACTGAAAGACGAAGAATTCGGAACAGATGACTTGGCCGGATGGGCTTGCGTTCGTCTAGATAGGCTCCAGCCAGGCTATCGTTTTATACGATTATATGATTTACACGGCAGGCTGACTGAAAATGGATGCCTTTTCGTGAAGATTCAGAAGGAGATCAcaggtacttgggagatcatTTAATATTCCTACGGCATCTACATCATATGCATGTATTTGGCATTCGGCATATTACTTTTATACCACATTGCAATAACAAACGCCTGAATAAAGTATGATTTGAGCGTGTTTTATCCAAGTTAATTACCATTTAGCGTAAGGTAAAAATTTCCCACTGTCGATACTGTTGTTATTTGAGTTTCACTCTTACTATTATAGCACTCACTCAAACGTCAGTACGACGCGATCACCCTTTTCGTGAGGTTTCCTGTCCACCGTTACATGACAGTCGATCAGCGACATGATGCCATCTCCAAACTAGGCGTTTGCGCAAGGTGCTAAGCAGGCTTCTGTATATATTTAGTTCAAGCGCATACCTTTTCATGGATCACAGCCTAGCAAAGCAAAAAATAAGCTATTTTACGCTACATAGTATCTACTTTGTCCAGCTCACTTTGATTGGATACCCATACACCAAGACCCCCTATCGACAAGCGCTTAGTGATGTAGTTTACATTGTACACCTAGATACTTACTTCATGTAGGCGGTAAATAACTGGGTCCTGAGGTGGGTCAGGTCCAAGGCCGCGCGTTGGCCACCAATGGTCTCCAAGGCTGTCCCTGAGGGACTGGTGAGGTACGTCTGGATACCCAAGTTAAATGAGCTTCATGTAGCCCGTCAAGGTAGCTACCTAAAGCCTCGCTGAGTTTGGCAAGATCCTGTGGTGCTGGTTTTGCCTGAAGCAACACTCTGAGTCGTTGGATGACATGATGATCGTTTCTCGTACCTGTCCGTAGAAGAGTGCTGCCGTCCAGATCTCATCCTTGCCTATGGCCTTTCCTATTTCTCCAAAACTCAAACCTGAAGTGGCTAAGTTGTAGCGTCATTTTATTTATAGCATGCATTCATACCTTTCTTTGCCTTGGCATCGAACAATTGCTTGCATGCAGATGGGAGCCCAGGGAGCACAGGACTTGATGCCTTGAATGACAGTTGGTTTCATCTCGGAAATGGCTGCTAAACACTCACCACAGCACTGGATGAACTGAGTCGTACCGAGTTCGTTTGTGTTACTAACGGAATTGGTCGTTGGCGCATTGCACCACGCGTTACACCGTGAATCATTCGTGTAAAATTCATTATTCTTAGCGTGTTCGTCTGAGTGGTGGTGGCCGCAGTATGATAATTTAGATGAtacgcgcatatatatagtacAAGAGGAATGTGCGGATCTACGATATCCGTGCGTGCTTCGGATTTCCCTTTACCATCATCCGAGGCATTTGACGTCACAGTCGGTGGACCTTCATTCCGAAAGCAAGGCGAACTCCGTTGAGAGGAATAAGCATTAGCATGTGGTTGGATGGTCAATTCTGGAAACTGTGGGAACGCTGACACAGAACGTGTCATATACAATTGAGCTCCTTCAAAAAACAATGCCCCCACCGTGAATCGAACACAGGCTGCTTCGGAAATGAAGTTTTAAAGAACCACAACGAAGCGTCATAACCACTAGACCATAGGAGCTTGCTGGGAGACCTCAAATAGCTTATGTAACTTTTGCTGCGTGTCTGAGTGTTGACTGTAACCCTATTTCTGCCTAAAACATTTCTGGTTCATACAAAAAAACCACCCAGTAGTGAGCAAAGGGTCAGCCTAGCGTGATACCAACTAACCTGCTAAATGTAGCCAACCAAATAGTTACCGGTTACTGAAGTTGAGCCAGCACAAAGTGATACGTCACTGTTTTTATCTTTCGAGTCAAACAATAGGCGTTACCCCCAGAATCAATACAGGCATAGAGCCACGGTGTATATGACGCCTACAGAGCGAAAGAACGGGAAGACTCAGCCATAGTCCATGATATAGTAGCACGACCGGGGCAGATGTGCGACCGGTAATTTACAGCTATGACCAAGTGTACATTTCAAACCCGCATCTTTCACAAACTGTGCCACAAACCGGCCTAGAGTTGGGAACATCGAGCCAAGTTTAGTCTTAATTAAAACAAAAAATAAAATAGGCTATTGTGTATGAATACCTCACAGTACAAAAGCATAGTGGATCCCTTCCCTTTGTAACTGACGTGGATCGTAACTCATGAGACAACCACGTATTTGGTAATGAGCGATATGTAATTGCAATTGGTAGCGCTAATGGTTGACTCCCTCTCTCTGTGTTGGTGGCTATTCCATGACGACCCCTGGTGCCGGTAAGGTCGCTTCAGATGCGCACATAACAGCACTAAAGAGAGTATGAGCAGGACCTTCTTCTCCAACGACCAACTCAGTTCAGAAGCGGTCAAAATGGCATGATATTGAAGAGCCTCCCGTTCATATTGTGCCTAAAAAGCGAGCAAAGAAATCAACTCGGGTCCGAGAGTCCTCACCGGACGTGCCTGCGCTCTCCAGAGATCCGGAAGCTGAAGTAGCTCCCCAGGTTACGGCTCGCGCGCTACGGCCTGCGGAAGAAAATCACAGTCAATCAGTCTCTACTCGTAGTCGATTTGTCCCCCCTAGAACAGCTCACCCTCCGATTCAACCCTGCCGGTCGGTTTATTGCTACGAAAGGTTGAATCACATCGAGGAAGGGACTTATGGTGTGGTCTTTCGAGCTCGTGACAAGGAAACTGGGGAAATTGTGGCCCTCAAAAAGCTCAAATTAGATGAAGAGAAAAACGGTTTCCCTATCACCAGCTTGCGCGAAGTCATGGCACTTATGGTGTGTAAGCACGAGCATGTCGTAGGTGTACGAGAGATTGTTGTCGGGGATACTTTAACGCAGTAAGTTCCCCAATAACTACCGGTTATAGTCCTCACCCTCTATTTCAGAGTCTTCATCGTTATGGATTTTATAGAGCATGATCTCAAACAATTACTTACGCAAATGCCTTCTCCTTTCCTTCAATCAGAGATCAAAACCTTGCTGCGACAGCTCATTTCTGCTGTCGCCCACTGCCATGCGAATTGGGTCTTACATCGCGATCTCAAAACAAGTAACCTACTAATGAACAACCGTGGCCAAATCAAAGTTGCAGATTTTGGACTTGCTAGGACATTTGGAGATCCACTCGGGGATATGACACAACTTGTTGTCACACTTTGGTACCGGTTAGTTGTGTCCTCGGCCCTAGGCAAACGCGCGTATTCACGGCTCAGCAGTGCGCCAGAACTCTTGTTAGGGGAAGCTGCATATTCTACCGCTGTGGATATGTGGTCTGTAGGCTGTATATTTGGAGAGCTGTTACTTCATGAGCCATTATTCCAGGCCAAGGGAGAAATGGAGCTACTGTCAATGGTACGTCAGTAGGAATCTTGGCCGTATCTCTAAATAACTGGCCACTAGATTTTCAAACTGCTAGGCCACCCGGATGAGAAATCATGGCCTGGATTTTCCAAGTTACCCCTGGCGAAAACGGTTAATACCAGTGCCGCTTGGTGCGTGGAGAGGGACAAGCATAGACCAATCTCTAACATGTAAACCAGGCCGTCAACTCTCAGAACTAAATTCCCTCACCTCACCCGTGCGGGTCTCGACCTACTGTCTAGTTTATTAGCCTACGATCCGGCTCAACGTATTAGCGCAGAGGAGGCGCTCAACCACCCTTATTTTTCGTGTGTACTTTTCCGTCCATCTGCCTCGTCGCGAGCCTTATGCACAATCTTTAGGGAATCCCCATTGCCCAAACATCCCTCTTTGTTCGGCTCATTCCCATCTGTCGCCGCTGGAGAAAAGTAAGCATCGAATCGGAGATGAACCAACGACCCTACTAATGCTTGGTGTTTGAACAGACGCCGGAAACCCGACAGCCCTTCAGCGCCCAGTCGCATTGCTGACTACAAGCTGCTTATGGACTTTGACTTGCCCTGAGATTATTAAGAATCAAAGCTGCAGCTTGTAGGCAACGCGCTGTTATTAGGCATGCCGAAGGCTATTGCGGTCTAGTGTATAATGACATAAAAATACAGGCGTGCTCAACCCATTCTATTTCTACCCTGAGGTTCCTTCGTGTCGATTTAACTTGATGCCCCTTGTACAAACCACCGCTTCATCGCGCTGTGCCCTAATCTCTCGACCGCCTCCTTAATATCAGGACGATCTGGCACACACCGATATTTCACATATGTGCGTCCGGTGGAGCTCGAACCTGGACCAGCAAGTACTACAACGTTGTGCGCCACCAACCTCTCGAACGCCTATCGGTAAAAGTAGCACGAATAGGGGCACAAGGTCAATTGTCAGGATTCGTAACCCTGATCTTAGGCTTCGCACTCACCGTCTCGAGCACAGATTCGGGAACGCGTATCAAGCCAAGCCCACGGCCTTGAACTTGGACGAGTGCTTTGGTAACTGCCTCATTACCCAACTCTCGCTTTATTTCGTCACATAGCATCTTGAACGTGAATACATCATGACCCCTATCATGAATGTGTTGCGTTGCGACAAGCAATGCAACGCACGGGTATGCCAATTCTGATTCGTGAAAGTTAGGGCAGCCTGCAAAGTAGTATAACCAACCAACCTTGTAAGAATACGAATGGAAGAGGAGCACACTGTGATTGAATACTTCGAGATATTGTTCCCACAGTCAGCCAAGGAGATGATGGCGTCAAACTAGCCACGGCTCCTGACTGATATGACGTATTAGAACGCGGCGGCGGGGAGGCGCGAGCTGCTACTCACCAGGATGCGTAGGAGTAACCTCACATCTCTTGATAAATCAAACATATCCTCGATGATTTGTTTAAATTGCCTATCCCCAATCATCCTCTGAAGGAGATATGATTCAATTGACCAATTCATTCCAGTCAAGTATATGCTTACCTCGACCGAATCTCTCCAGTTTATACACCAAGAATCTGTCTGAG
Coding sequences within it:
- a CDS encoding cyclin-dependent kinase, which encodes MTTPGAGPSSPTTNSVQKRSKWHDIEEPPVHIVPKKRAKKSTRVRESSPDVPALSRDPEAEVAPQVTARALRPAEENHSQSVSTRSRFVPPRTAHPPIQPCRSVYCYERLNHIEEGTYGVVFRARDKETGEIVALKKLKLDEEKNGFPITSLREVMALMVCKHEHVVGVREIVVGDTLTQVFIVMDFIEHDLKQLLTQMPSPFLQSEIKTLLRQLISAVAHCHANWVLHRDLKTSNLLMNNRGQIKVADFGLARTFGDPLGDMTQLVVTLWYRAPELLLGEAAYSTAVDMWSVGCIFGELLLHEPLFQAKGEMELLSMIFKLLGHPDEKSWPGFSKLPLAKTVNTSAAWPSTLRTKFPHLTRAGLDLLSSLLAYDPAQRISAEEALNHPYFSESPLPKHPSLFGSFPSVAAGEKRRKPDSPSAPSRIADYKLLMDFDLP